From the Gemmatimonadota bacterium genome, one window contains:
- the rpsP gene encoding 30S ribosomal protein S16, translating into MVRLRLRRMGAKKAPFFRVVAAEASSPRDGRFIEVLGHYNPTKDPQIIELKEDRIRYWLGVGAQPSDTVRSLFRQKGLLKQDQNEDAQPEDAESDAPSEE; encoded by the coding sequence TTGGTTCGACTTCGCTTACGTCGTATGGGCGCAAAAAAAGCGCCGTTCTTCCGCGTGGTAGCGGCCGAGGCCTCCTCACCTCGCGACGGACGGTTCATCGAGGTTTTGGGGCATTATAATCCGACAAAAGATCCCCAGATTATCGAATTAAAAGAAGACCGCATAAGGTATTGGTTGGGCGTGGGCGCACAGCCCTCCGATACAGTGCGCAGTTTATTTCGCCAAAAGGGTCTGCTCAAACAAGATCAGAATGAAGACGCGCAACCTGAGGATGCTGAGTCAGACGCCCCATCTGAGGAATGA